The following proteins come from a genomic window of Bradyrhizobium paxllaeri:
- a CDS encoding alpha-hydroxy acid oxidase yields MKHITCIEDLRQLHKRRVPKAFFDYADRGSYTEDTLRANSEDLHQIKFRQRILVDVSKRNLSTTILGEPAAMPLILAPVGLLGMQHGDGEIHACRAAQAAGIPFTQSTMSICSIEDIAAAVDKPFWFQLYVMKDRGFIKALIERAIAAKCSALVLTVDLQVIGQRHQDIKNGMTVPPEWSLAKLIDFASKPSWVAGVLRGKRRSFGNIVGHVKGTEDLTKLAEWTASQFDTSLNWKDLDWIRSIWPGKLILKGILDVEDAELAAKTGAQAIVVSNHGGRQLDGAPSSIEVLPEIVDTVGSKMEIMFDGGIRTGMDVVRALALGAKSCMIGRAYAYGLGAGGEAGVAKAIDILAKEMLTTMGLCGVNTIAEIDDNLLAV; encoded by the coding sequence ATGAAGCACATCACCTGCATTGAGGATCTGCGCCAGTTGCATAAGCGCCGGGTTCCCAAGGCGTTTTTCGACTATGCCGACCGCGGCTCCTACACCGAGGACACGCTGCGCGCCAATTCCGAGGATCTGCACCAGATCAAGTTCCGCCAGCGCATCCTGGTCGACGTTTCCAAGCGCAATCTCTCCACCACGATCCTCGGCGAGCCGGCCGCGATGCCGTTGATCCTTGCGCCGGTGGGCCTGCTCGGCATGCAGCATGGCGACGGCGAAATTCACGCCTGCCGCGCGGCGCAGGCCGCCGGCATTCCCTTCACCCAGAGCACGATGTCGATCTGCTCGATCGAGGATATTGCCGCCGCCGTCGACAAGCCGTTCTGGTTCCAGCTCTACGTGATGAAGGACCGCGGCTTCATCAAGGCGCTGATCGAGCGTGCCATCGCGGCCAAATGCTCGGCGCTGGTATTGACCGTCGATCTGCAGGTGATCGGCCAGCGCCATCAGGACATCAAGAACGGCATGACGGTGCCGCCGGAGTGGTCGCTGGCGAAGCTGATCGATTTTGCGAGCAAGCCTTCGTGGGTCGCGGGCGTCTTGCGCGGCAAGCGCCGCAGCTTCGGCAACATTGTCGGCCACGTCAAAGGCACCGAGGATCTCACCAAGCTGGCGGAATGGACCGCGTCGCAGTTCGATACCTCGCTGAACTGGAAGGACCTCGACTGGATCCGCTCGATCTGGCCGGGCAAGCTGATCCTCAAAGGCATCCTCGACGTCGAGGACGCCGAACTCGCGGCGAAAACCGGCGCGCAGGCGATCGTCGTCTCCAACCATGGTGGCCGGCAGCTCGACGGCGCGCCGTCCTCGATCGAGGTGCTGCCGGAGATCGTCGATACCGTCGGCTCGAAGATGGAGATCATGTTCGACGGCGGCATCCGCACCGGCATGGACGTCGTCCGCGCGCTCGCGCTCGGCGCCAAATCCTGCATGATCGGCCGCGCCTATGCCTATGGCCTGGGGGCCGGCGGTGAAGCCGGCGTCGCCAAGGCGATCGATATCCTGGCCAAGGAAATGCTGACGACGATGGGATTGTGCGGCGTCAACACGATCGCGGAGATCGACGACAATTTGCTGGCGGTTTAG
- the glmM gene encoding phosphoglucosamine mutase, producing MSRKYFGTDGIRGRANGLITPELALKVGQAAGLVFQRGEHRHRVVIGKDTRLSGYMIEYAMVAGFTSVGMDVLLLGPMPTPAVAMLTKSMRADLGVMISASHNLFEDNGIKLFGPQGFKLSDDVEKQIEQLLDEPIDRRLAQSASLGRARRIDGVHDRYIEFAKRTLPRELSLEGLRVVIDCAHGAAYKVVPEALWELGADVIAIGVEPDGFNINKECGSTSPETLAKKVREMRADIGIALDGDADRVILVDERGHVVDGDQLLAVIAQSWKEDGRLAKPGIVATVMSNLGLERFLEGQGLGMIRTPVGDRYVLEQMLSQGYNLGGEPSGHIILSDYATTGDGFVAALQVLAVVQKLRRPVSEVCHRFDPLPQILKNVRYRSGKPLDNAEVKSAIMDGENRLNGHGRLLVRSSGTEPVIRVMGEGDDRDLVEDVVDQIVNALGHAAAA from the coding sequence ATGAGCCGCAAATATTTCGGTACCGATGGAATTCGGGGCCGCGCCAATGGTTTGATTACGCCGGAGCTCGCGCTCAAGGTGGGGCAGGCGGCTGGCCTGGTGTTTCAGCGTGGCGAGCACCGCCACCGCGTCGTCATCGGCAAGGATACGCGGCTCTCCGGCTACATGATCGAATACGCCATGGTGGCCGGCTTTACTTCGGTCGGCATGGATGTGCTGTTGCTCGGCCCGATGCCGACGCCGGCGGTCGCGATGCTGACCAAGTCGATGCGCGCCGATCTCGGCGTCATGATCTCGGCTTCGCACAACCTGTTCGAGGACAACGGCATCAAGCTGTTCGGTCCGCAGGGGTTCAAACTCTCCGACGACGTCGAGAAGCAGATCGAGCAACTGCTGGACGAACCGATCGACCGCCGCCTGGCGCAGAGCGCCAGCCTCGGGCGCGCCCGCCGTATCGACGGCGTGCATGACCGCTACATCGAATTCGCCAAGCGTACGCTGCCGCGCGAGCTCTCGCTCGAGGGCCTGCGGGTCGTGATCGATTGCGCGCACGGCGCGGCCTACAAGGTGGTGCCGGAAGCGCTGTGGGAACTGGGCGCCGACGTCATCGCGATCGGCGTCGAACCCGATGGCTTCAACATCAACAAGGAATGCGGCTCGACCTCGCCGGAGACGCTCGCCAAGAAGGTGCGCGAGATGCGCGCCGATATCGGCATCGCGCTCGATGGCGACGCGGATCGCGTCATTCTGGTCGACGAACGCGGCCATGTCGTCGACGGCGATCAGTTGCTCGCGGTGATCGCGCAAAGCTGGAAGGAAGACGGCCGGCTCGCCAAGCCAGGCATCGTCGCCACCGTGATGTCCAATCTCGGGCTCGAGCGTTTTCTCGAAGGGCAGGGCCTCGGCATGATACGCACGCCGGTCGGCGACCGCTATGTGCTCGAGCAGATGCTCAGCCAGGGCTACAATCTCGGCGGCGAGCCGTCGGGCCATATCATCCTCTCCGACTATGCCACGACCGGCGACGGCTTCGTTGCCGCGCTGCAGGTGCTGGCCGTGGTGCAGAAGCTGCGCCGCCCGGTGTCGGAAGTCTGCCATCGCTTCGATCCGCTGCCGCAGATCTTGAAGAACGTGCGCTACCGCTCCGGCAAGCCGCTCGACAATGCCGAGGTGAAATCGGCGATCATGGACGGCGAGAATCGTCTCAACGGCCACGGCCGGCTCCTGGTCCGCTCGTCCGGCACCGAGCCCGTGATCCGCGTGATGGGCGAGGGCGACGACCGCGATCTGGTCGAGGACGTCGTCGACCAGATCGTCAACGCGCTCGGCCACGCCGCGGCGGCATAA